A genomic stretch from Haemophilus parainfluenzae ATCC 33392 includes:
- a CDS encoding anaerobic C4-dicarboxylate transporter yields MDFLMNLGEGSQFAIQLAIVLICLFYGAKKGGIALGMLGGVGLIVLVFGFGIEPGKPAIDVMLTILAVVVTSATLQASGGLDVMLQIAEKMLRRNPKYVSILAPFVTCFLTILCGTGHVVYTMLPIIYDIAIKNDIRPERPMAASSIASQMGIIASPVSVAVVTLTTFLVNAKTPLAGFDGYLDLLKITVPSTLCGVLAIGIFSWFRGKDLDKDPEFQEKLKDPEFKKYVYGDSTSLLDKKLPQSSWNAMWIFFGAILVVAVLGYFKDLRPAFEKSAPAQVVEIVSADKAVKSFNVKDGKIVALAKDGTLVLDVKESKAKAKTAYNNVAIYNDKGEVAQTITAQDNNVVITAGDKTETIDNAAIVLKDTAKKKVNLSMVHVIQIFMLLAGALIVIFTKTDAGKISKNEIFRSGMIALVAVFGISWMAETMFTVHTPMMKAALGDVVKAHPWTYAVMLLLISKFVNSQAAALVAFVPLALGIGVDPAVILAFASACYGYYILPTYPSDLAAIQFDRSGTTHIGKFVINHSFILPGLIGVITSCIFGYIFTSLFGYL; encoded by the coding sequence ATGGATTTTCTAATGAACCTAGGTGAAGGTAGCCAGTTTGCTATTCAGCTTGCTATTGTTCTTATCTGTTTGTTTTACGGAGCAAAAAAAGGTGGTATCGCACTGGGTATGCTTGGTGGGGTAGGCTTAATTGTTCTTGTTTTCGGCTTTGGTATTGAACCAGGTAAGCCAGCTATCGATGTGATGTTAACCATCCTTGCGGTGGTGGTCACATCGGCAACATTACAAGCCAGTGGTGGTTTAGATGTCATGTTACAAATTGCGGAGAAAATGCTTCGTCGTAACCCGAAATATGTCAGTATTTTGGCTCCGTTTGTAACCTGTTTCTTAACCATTTTATGTGGTACAGGTCACGTGGTTTATACCATGTTACCAATCATTTATGATATTGCGATCAAAAATGATATTCGTCCTGAACGTCCAATGGCTGCAAGTTCAATCGCTTCTCAAATGGGTATCATTGCATCACCTGTTTCTGTGGCTGTAGTAACTTTAACCACATTCTTAGTGAATGCTAAAACACCATTAGCAGGTTTTGATGGTTATTTAGATTTATTAAAAATTACCGTCCCTTCAACCCTTTGTGGTGTATTAGCTATCGGTATTTTCAGTTGGTTCCGCGGTAAAGATTTAGATAAAGACCCAGAATTCCAAGAGAAATTAAAAGATCCAGAATTCAAAAAATATGTTTATGGTGATAGTACATCATTATTAGACAAAAAATTGCCACAATCTAGCTGGAATGCGATGTGGATCTTCTTTGGTGCAATTTTAGTGGTAGCGGTATTAGGTTACTTTAAAGATTTACGCCCAGCCTTTGAAAAATCAGCACCAGCTCAAGTGGTTGAAATTGTTTCTGCCGATAAAGCAGTGAAATCTTTCAATGTTAAAGACGGTAAAATTGTTGCATTAGCAAAAGATGGTACATTAGTACTTGATGTTAAAGAGAGCAAGGCAAAAGCAAAAACAGCCTACAATAACGTTGCAATTTATAACGATAAAGGCGAAGTCGCTCAAACAATTACCGCTCAAGATAACAATGTTGTCATCACTGCGGGTGATAAAACTGAAACTATCGATAACGCTGCAATCGTATTAAAAGACACCGCGAAGAAAAAAGTGAATTTAAGTATGGTTCACGTTATTCAAATCTTCATGCTATTAGCGGGTGCATTAATTGTTATCTTTACGAAAACTGATGCAGGTAAAATCAGTAAAAATGAAATTTTCCGTTCAGGTATGATTGCGTTAGTGGCCGTATTCGGGATTTCTTGGATGGCAGAAACTATGTTTACTGTTCACACACCAATGATGAAAGCAGCACTTGGAGATGTAGTAAAAGCGCATCCTTGGACTTACGCCGTGATGTTGTTATTAATTTCTAAATTCGTAAACTCACAAGCGGCAGCATTAGTTGCATTCGTTCCACTTGCTTTAGGTATCGGAGTTGATCCAGCTGTTATCTTAGCCTTTGCTTCAGCTTGTTACGGTTACTACATTTTACCAACTTACCCAAGTGACCTTGCAGCAATCCAATTCGACCGTTCAGGTACAACACATATCGGTAAGTTTGTAATTAACCACAGCTTTATTTTACCAGGCTTAATCGGTGTAATCACTTCATGTATCTTTGGTTACATTTTCACAAGCTTGTTTGGTTATCTATAA
- a CDS encoding beta-ketoacyl-ACP synthase, whose protein sequence is MKRVVITGIGAVTAFGKTWEDVKAAFQRKQNAVQAKTEWAERYPELGANLGAEIHDYNPPAHWNRKQLRSLGRVSQFAVEAAELALASANLLDENGIILPYLKEGTMGVACGSSTGSTNDVRDAAELLMTGKSDGFNANTYVRMMPHTTAANIGIFFGLTGRIIPTSSACSSGSQGIGYAYESIKHGLIPMMLAGGAEEFCPSEVYVFDSLYAASRNNAHPKQTPRPYDKDRDGLVIGEGAGIFVLEELEHALSRGANIIAEIVGYGANSDGAHVTRPQKDTMQRCMELALKDAQLSPDQVGYVNGHGTATEQGDIAETLATEAVFGKIPLSSQKSYLGHTLGACGALESWFSIEMMRDGWFAPTINLDNIDERCGKLDYIQGDGRQIQTNYVMNNNFAFGGVNTSLIFKRWEA, encoded by the coding sequence ATGAAACGAGTTGTCATTACAGGTATTGGTGCGGTCACTGCCTTTGGAAAAACATGGGAAGACGTAAAAGCTGCCTTTCAACGCAAACAAAATGCAGTTCAAGCGAAAACTGAATGGGCTGAACGTTATCCTGAGTTAGGTGCAAATCTCGGTGCTGAAATCCATGATTACAACCCTCCTGCCCATTGGAATAGAAAACAACTTCGCAGTTTAGGCCGTGTCTCTCAATTTGCTGTTGAAGCCGCTGAACTCGCCTTAGCAAGTGCTAATCTATTAGATGAGAATGGGATCATTTTACCTTATTTAAAAGAAGGAACAATGGGTGTTGCCTGTGGCTCTTCTACTGGCTCAACAAATGATGTCAGAGATGCAGCAGAACTTCTCATGACCGGAAAATCAGATGGATTTAATGCCAATACCTATGTACGAATGATGCCTCACACCACTGCAGCTAATATTGGCATTTTCTTTGGCCTAACTGGCCGCATCATTCCGACTTCTAGTGCTTGTTCTTCTGGTAGCCAAGGTATTGGCTATGCTTATGAATCAATTAAACATGGTTTAATCCCAATGATGCTTGCTGGCGGTGCTGAAGAATTTTGCCCATCTGAAGTTTATGTATTTGACTCTCTTTATGCGGCAAGTAGAAACAATGCTCACCCTAAACAAACACCTCGTCCTTATGATAAAGATCGTGATGGATTAGTGATTGGTGAAGGTGCGGGCATTTTTGTATTAGAAGAGCTGGAACATGCGCTTTCTCGTGGTGCCAATATCATTGCAGAAATTGTTGGCTATGGTGCCAATAGTGATGGTGCTCATGTAACTCGTCCACAAAAAGATACTATGCAACGCTGCATGGAGTTAGCCTTAAAAGATGCACAGTTATCTCCAGATCAAGTAGGTTATGTAAATGGCCATGGTACGGCCACTGAACAAGGCGACATCGCAGAAACGCTCGCAACGGAAGCTGTGTTTGGAAAAATACCACTTAGCTCACAAAAAAGCTATTTAGGACATACCCTAGGTGCTTGTGGTGCATTAGAGTCATGGTTCTCAATTGAAATGATGCGTGATGGCTGGTTTGCCCCAACTATTAACCTAGACAATATTGATGAACGTTGTGGTAAATTAGATTACATTCAAGGTGATGGCCGACAAATTCAAACAAACTATGTTATGAATAATAACTTTGCTTTTGGGGGCGTTAATACCTCGCTTATTTTTAAACGCTGGGAAGCGTAA